From Pelodiscus sinensis isolate JC-2024 unplaced genomic scaffold, ASM4963464v1 ctg68, whole genome shotgun sequence, the proteins below share one genomic window:
- the IER3 gene encoding radiation-inducible immediate-early gene IEX-1, whose amino-acid sequence MNALYGATSMCLACEPRLPALPAAEPHSKAPGPQYFTFDPLPVLDRAPARRGKKRLRRVLYPPVVKRYYPAKERSRAKRLLFLFLTILFYQVYSADEDLALGPEQEAPACPPAGQLPLPAVPVEVLEVANATGSPGGQDPSLDLSQLLEQNPAAF is encoded by the exons ATGAACGCTCTGTACGGTGCCACCAGCATGTGCCTGGCCTGCGAGCCCCGCCTGCCCGCCCTCCCCGCGGCCGAGCCCCACAGCAAGGCCCCCGGCCCCCAATACTTCACCTTCGACCCCCTGCCGGTCCTGGACCGAGCCCCGGCCCGCCGGGGCAAGAAGCGGCTGCGCAGAGTCCTCTACCCGCCCGTG GTGAAACGCTACTACCCCGCCAAGGAGCGTAGCCGAGCCAAACGcctgctcttcctcttcctcaccaTCCTCTTCTACCAAGTCTACAGCGCCGACGAGGACCTGGCCCTGGGGCCGGAGCAGGaagcccccgcctgtcccccggctggccagctccccctcccagcgGTGCCCGTGGAGGTGCTGGAAGTGGCCAATGCCACCGGCTCGCCCGGGGGCCAGGACCCAAGCCTGGATCTCTCGCAGCTCCTGGAGCAAAACCCAGCGGCCTTCTGA